In Papaver somniferum cultivar HN1 chromosome 1, ASM357369v1, whole genome shotgun sequence, a genomic segment contains:
- the LOC113348752 gene encoding uncharacterized protein LOC113348752 gives MRVLFWNINGVACTAAHSKLRELIRDFHPEVFGPAEPKVACSSNFGRRLISEGYSSFIINNSANSGIANLWVCYKDGLHVSVVNSSKQAITIAVDGVYISFVHASYIQTTRRRLWQQLVMQDSITPWLVIGDFNCILCLNEKKGGLEIRSSVIDDFSDWMDDNNLFESDSLGSKFTWCNRQSGTSRIISKLDCAIINAAWLAKFENWRPCRALFRVQKMWFLHGDFLQMVNESWTLSVHGSPDFIFPYKLKRLKIAMKDWNLRIFGNVNSRLKQDQLRFETAALITDEDPSNIANLNAMKDAMKTLCDTRLQQLTMLKQKSRNKWLVEDSSNSSFFHSSIRIRKSSNTISELVDLNGTSLTNYEQLRNHVVQFYEDKLNGQDPVIEGDLFDFEHASISVEESNAMDMISSPEEIKQAVFDLSADSAPGPDGFSSCFYRHCWDIIHDDLTKAIIHCWNAGSIPNGVNSSFIILLAKVRGANTLRNFRPTGLSNKRKDGNIGLKLDISQAFDTSARISVILNGSPEGYFKINRGLRQGNSKSLHNLVDLLGSYQRASGQTVCRQKSKIYYGGGFSSWCNYIASYLGMSVATFPGRYLGVQIMPGIVRYHHIAMLLKRLKISLLVGEGGYYLFMIALFLLNQLFPELLHL, from the exons ATGCGGGTTCTTTTTTGGAATATCAATGGTGTTGCGTGTACAGCAGCACATTCTAAGCTTAGGGAGCTGATTAGAGATTTCCATCCTGAAGTTTTTGGTCCTGCTGAACCAAAAGTGGCGTGCTCATCAAATTTTGGGAGGAGGCTAATTTCTGAAGGTTATTCTTCGTTTATTATTAATAATTCTGCTAATTCTGGTATTGCAAATCTTTGGGTTTGTTATAAGGATGGGCTTCATGTTTCTGTAGTTAACTCTAGTAAACAAGCTATTACAATTGCGGTTGATGGTGTGTATATCTCTTTTGTCCATGCTAGCTACATTCAAACTACTAGGCGCAGGCTTTGGCAGCAACTAGTTATGCAAGATTCAATTACACCTTGGCTGGTCATAGGagattttaattgtattttgtGTTTGAATGAGAAGAAAGGTGGCTTGGAAATAAGATCGTCTGTCATTGATGATTTCAGTGATTGGATGGATGACAATAATCTTTTTGAATCGGATTCCTTGGGAAGCAAATTCACTTGGTGTAATAGGCAATCTGGTACTAGTCgtattattagtaagttggattGTGCAATTATTAATGCGGCTTGGCTTGCTaaatttgagaattggcg GCCTTGTAGAGCTCTTTTTCGTgttcaaaagatgtggtttttacatGGGGATTTTCTTCAGATGGTCAATGAGAGTTGGACTTTGTCTGTTCATGGTTCTCCTGATTTTATTTTCCCTTATAAATTGAAGCGGCTGAAGATTGCAATGAAGGATTGGAATCTGAGGATTTTTGGTAATGTGAATTCTCGTTTGAAGCAAGACCAACTTCGTTTTGAGACAGCAGCTCTTATTACAGATGAGGATCCTAGTAATATTgctaatctaaatgcaatgaagGATGCTATGAAAACTTTATGTGATACTCGTTTGCAACAGTTAACTATGCTCAAGCAAAAGTCTAGGAACAAATGGTTGGTGGAGGATTCAAGTAATTCCAGTTTCTTTCATAGTAGTATTAGAATTAGAAAAAGTTCTAATACTATTTCGGAACTTGTTGATTTGAATGGGACTAGTTTGACAAATTATGAGCAGCTTCGTAATCATGTAGTTCAGTTCTATGAAGATAAGCTCAATGGCCAAGATCCGGTGATAGAAGGTGATTTATTTGATTTTGAGCATGCTTCAATTTCTGTTGAGGAGAGCAACGCCATGGATATGATTTCTTCCCCGGAAGAAATTAAGCAAGCTGTTTTTGATCTGAGTGCGGATAGTGCCCCAGGGCCTGATGGTTTCTCTAGTTGTTTCTATCGTCATTGTTGGGATATTATTCATGATGATTTAACCAAGGCCATTATTCATTGTTGGAATGCGGGTAGTATTCCAAATGGTGTTAATTCATCTTTTATCATCTTGCTGGCTAAGGTAAGGGGTGCTAATACTCTTCGAAATTTCAGACCAACTGGTCTTAGTAATAAACGCAAGGATGGCAACATTGGccttaaacttgatatttctcaagcttttgacacg TCTGCTAGAATTTCTGTCATTTTGAATGGTAGTCCGGAAGGTTACTTCAAAATTAACAGAGGTTTGCGTCAAG gtaaTTCCAAAAGTCTTCATAATCTTGTAGACTTGTTGGGAAGTTATCAGCGTGCTTCAGGTCAGActgtttgtcgtcaaaagagtaagatttattatggtggtggttttTCGAGTTGGTGTAATTATATTGCATCTTATTTGGGGATGAGTGTAGCTACTTTTCCTGGCCGCtatttgggagttcaaattatgcCAGGTATTGTTCGATATCACCATATAGCAATGTTGTTGAAAAGATTAAAAATCAGCTTGCTGGTTGGAGAGGGAGGTTATTATCTTTTCATGATCGCATTGTTCTTGTTAAATCAGTTATTTCCAGAGTTATTACATTTATAA